From a single Arachis hypogaea cultivar Tifrunner chromosome 3, arahy.Tifrunner.gnm2.J5K5, whole genome shotgun sequence genomic region:
- the LOC112734384 gene encoding calmodulin-binding transcription activator 3 isoform X10 — protein MADVKCYVPPNQFSGSLFLFDRKVLRYFRKDGHNWRKKKDGKTVREAHERLKAGSVDVLHCYYAHGEENENFQRRTYWMLDEELSHIVLVHYREVKATKANFRGAAKENQESLPYAQIDKLPGSTEKEIFLSCSLHPHNYQVPSHTIDTTSMKSTQATEYEEAESVFTALNNYASSEDYSFLETQHPVVEKIPDPYCPPQFINEQEKLCGTPGMNHIMLSQAGKIKDIHNVRLAYEPPQHLGFSMWEYILENNGRSQYMPLQPVLPEIQPDNMGINSNPSLMRSNFTTNITKVNGKENMVQVEGNWQVMNELYEFDPQRSLEQCLIHQDKPKVLMIDDPQEKLLDAKEKIETNRSLDGIDDTNLTLKKALLDGSLAEEGLKKLDSFNQWMSKELGDVEESKTPSTFSAYWGTVENENDVDNATIPSEVHLDTYALDPSISHDQLFTIIDFSPSWAFEGSETKILIYGQFLRSLQEAEQCKWSCMFGEVEVPANIIDNGVLSCYTPPHKTGRIPFYVTCSNRLACSEIREFDFRDIYTQEVNNAAEQRESISDNFSVRFEELLYMGHTLPQNFDPISVSEKSELRSKISSLLRKEEDDWDKLLKLTLEKDFSPQNVQEHLLQNLLKDKLLGWLLQKVIEDGKGPNVLDEGGQGVLHLAAALGYDWALQPTVIAGVNVNFCDVNGWTALHWAAFCGRELTVASLISLGAAPGVLTDPSPEHPSGRTPADLASANGHKGIAGYLAESSISVQLLSLDMNRDTRESSGSKVVYRVQHNTTEVNDDRLSYELSLKDSLAAVCNASQAAARIHEVYRVQSFQRKQLKEYDDKFGISDEDALSLITVKPHKVGQRNEPVHAAAIRIQNKFRSWKGRKEFLMIRQRIVKIQAHVRGHQVRKNCGKIIWSVGILEKVILRWRRKGSGLRGFKLEDVPEGTMVQDTQCKEDEYDFLKEGRKQTEERLQKALSRVKSMVQYPEARDQYHRLLNVVTEIQENQVLYPFFYEFLSIFLLCKSAVCSFFFSSQYIKAVIFIPLKIYPNVLLKLNIDFFV, from the exons ATGGCTGACGTCAAGTGCTATGTTCCCCCTAATCAATTTA GTGGTTCACTTTTCCTGTTTGATCGGAAGGTGCTGAGATACTTTAGAAAGGATGGCCACAACTGGAGAAAGAAAAAGGATGGAAAAACAGTGAGGGAAGCTCATGAGAGACTTAAG GCTGGAAGTGTGGATGTGTTGCACTGCTATTATGCACAcggagaagaaaatgaaaattttcaaagacGCACATACTGGATGCTTGATga GGAACTCTCGCACATTGTTCTTGTCCATTATAGGGAAGTGAAG GCAACTAAGGCAAATTTTAGAGGTGCTGCCAAAGAAAATCAAGAATCTCTTCCTTATGCACAAATTGACAAACTACCAGGTTCCACAGAGAAGGAAATTTTTTTATCATGTAGTCTTCATCCACATAACTACCAGGTTCCATCACATACAATAGATACAAcaagcatgaagagcactcaagCAACAGAATATGAAGAAGCTGAGTCAG TGTTTACAGCATTGAATAATTATGCAAGTTCAGAAGACTACTCCTTCCTTGAGACACAACACCCAGTTGTTGAGAAGATTCCTGATCCTTATTGCCCGCCACAGTTCATAA ATGAACAAGAGAAGTTGTGTGGCACTCCTGGGATGAATCATATCATGCTCAGTCAAGCTGGCAAAATCAAAGACATTCATAATGTTAGATTGGCATATGAACCCCCACAACACCTTGGCTTTTCAATGTGGGAATATATCTTGGAAAATAATGGGAGAAGTCAATACATGCCTCTTCAACCCGTACTCCCTGAAATCCAACCTGATAACATGGGAATCAATAGCAATCCCTCTCTAATGAGGTCAAATTTCACCACCAATATTACCAAAGTGAATGGGAAAGAAAATATGGTACAAGTTGAAGGAAATTGGCAGGTAATGAATGAGTTATATGAATTTGATCCTCAAAGATCCTTGGAACAGTGTCTTATACATCAAGATAAACCAAAGGTTCTTATGATAGATGACCCTCAAGAAAAACTATTAGATGCAAAAGAGAAGATAGAAACCAATAGAAGCCTGGATGGAATAGATGATACAAATTTAACTCTAAAGAAGGCTCTGTTAGATGGATCCCTTGCAGAAGAGGGTCTGAAGAAGCTTGACAGTTTCAACCAATGGATGAGTAAAGAACTTGGAGATGTGGAAGAATCTAAAACTCCATCCACTTTTAGTGCTTATTGGGGTACAgttgaaaatgaaaatgatgtgGACAATGCAACTATTCCTTCTGAAGTGCACCTGGATACCTATGCACTGGATCCATCTATTTCCCATGATCAACTTTTTACTATTATTGACTTTTCCCCAAGCTGGGCATTTGAAGGTTCAGAAACTAAG ATTCTCATTTATGGACAATTCTTGAGGAGTCTACAGGAAGCTGAACAATGTAAATGGTCTTGCATGTTCGGTGAGGTAGAAGTGCCAGCTAATATCATTGACAATGGTGTTCTTTCTTGTTATACTCCTCCACATAAAACTGGGAGGATTCCTTTCTATGTAACTTGTTCCAATAGGTTAGCATGTAGTGAAATACGAGAATTTGATTTCCGAGACATTTACACTCAAGAAGTCAACAATGCAGCTGAGCAGAGAGAGAGCATTTCTGATAATTTCAGTGTGCGATTTGAAGAGCTGCTGTACATGGGGCATACCTTACCTCAAAACTTCGATCCAATCAGTGTAAGCGAGAAATCTGAACTGAGAAGTAAAATAAGTTCTTTGctgaggaaggaggaggatgattGGGATAAGCTGCTGAAACTTACTCTAGAGAAAGATTTTTCTCCACAAAATGTACAGGAGCATCTGCTTCAAAATCTTTTGAAAGATAAGTTACTTGGGTGGCTCCTTCAAAAAGTCATCGAAGATGGGAAAGGCCCTAATGTATTGGATGAGGGTGGCCAAGGAGTACTTCATCTTGCGGCTGCTCTTGGCTATGATTGGGCCTTACAACCCACAGTAATTGCTGGTGTAAATGTGAACTTCTGCGATGTAAATGGATGGACTGCTCTTCATTGGGCTGCATTCTGTGGCAG GGAGCTCACAGTTGCTTCCCTCATCTCTCTTGGCGCAGCACCTGGGGTGCTGACTGATCCAAGCCCAGAGCATCCTTCTGGTAGAACACCAGCTGACCTGGCTTCTGCAAACGGTcacaaaggaattgcagggtatcTTGCAGAATCTTCAATAAGCGTGCAACTATTATCTCTTGATATGAACAGGGACACGAGAGAAAGTTCTGGATCAAAAGTAGTATACAGAGTCCAACACAATACTACTGAAGTTAATGATGATCGCCTATCATATGAACTGTCACTGAAAGATTCACTGGCAGCAGTGTGTAATGCCAGCCAGGCTGCTGCACGTATTCATGAAGTTTATAGAGTGCAATCTTTCCAAAGAAAACAACTGAAAGAATATGATGATAAATTTGGAATATCTGATGAAGATGCTCTTTCTCTTATAACTGTAAAACCACACAAGGTTGGACAACGCAATGAGCCTGTACATGCAGCTGCAATACGAATCCAGAACAAATTCCGCAGTTGGAAGGGCAGAAAAGAATTTTTGATGATTCGCCAAAGAATAGTTAAAATTCAG GCTCATGTAAGGGGGCACCAGGTTAGGAAGAACTGTGGAAAGATAATTTGGTCAGTTGGAATTTTAGAAAAAGTTATTTTGCGCTGGCGCCGAAAAGGTAGTGGTTTACGTGGATTTAAATTGGAAGATGTTCCCGAGGGAACTATGGTACAAGATACACAGTGCAAGGAGGATGAGTATGATTTCTTGAAAGAAGGCAGAAAGCAAACAGAGGAAAGGTTGCAGAAAGCCCTATCCAGGGTGAAGTCAATGGTTCAGTATCCAGAGGCAAGAGACCAATACCATAGGCTGTTGAATGTTGTAACTGAGATCCAAGAAAACCAGGTACTTTACCCCTTCTTTTATGAGTTTTTATCAATTTTCCTGCTTTGTAAATCAGCggtatgttctttttttttttccagtcaATATATCAAAGCAGTAATTTTCATTCCGTTAAAAATATATCCAAACGTTCTGCTCAAGCTCAACATTGATTTCTTCGTGTGA
- the LOC112734384 gene encoding calmodulin-binding transcription activator 3 isoform X7, whose translation MADVKCYVPPNQFNIEQILIEAQRRWLRPAEICEILSNYKMFQIAPEPAHMPPSGSLFLFDRKVLRYFRKDGHNWRKKKDGKTVREAHERLKAGSVDVLHCYYAHGEENENFQRRTYWMLDEELSHIVLVHYREVKATKANFRGAAKENQESLPYAQIDKLPGSTEKEIFLSCSLHPHNYQVPSHTIDTTSMKSTQATEYEEAESVFTALNNYASSEDYSFLETQHPVVEKIPDPYCPPQFINEQEKLCGTPGMNHIMLSQAGKIKDIHNVRLAYEPPQHLGFSMWEYILENNGRSQYMPLQPVLPEIQPDNMGINSNPSLMRSNFTTNITKVNGKENMVQVEGNWQVMNELYEFDPQRSLEQCLIHQDKPKVLMIDDPQEKLLDAKEKIETNRSLDGIDDTNLTLKKALLDGSLAEEGLKKLDSFNQWMSKELGDVEESKTPSTFSAYWGTVENENDVDNATIPSEVHLDTYALDPSISHDQLFTIIDFSPSWAFEGSETKILIYGQFLRSLQEAEQCKWSCMFGEVEVPANIIDNGVLSCYTPPHKTGRIPFYVTCSNRLACSEIREFDFRDIYTQEVNNAAEQRESISDNFSVRFEELLYMGHTLPQNFDPISVSEKSELRSKISSLLRKEEDDWDKLLKLTLEKDFSPQNVQEHLLQNLLKDKLLGWLLQKVIEDGKGPNVLDEGGQGVLHLAAALGYDWALQPTVIAGVNVNFCDVNGWTALHWAAFCGRELTVASLISLGAAPGVLTDPSPEHPSGRTPADLASANGHKGIAGYLAESSISVQLLSLDMNRDTRESSGSKVVYRVQHNTTEVNDDRLSYELSLKDSLAAVCNASQAAARIHEVYRVQSFQRKQLKEYDDKFGISDEDALSLITVKPHKVGQRNEPVHAAAIRIQNKFRSWKGRKEFLMIRQRIVKIQAHVRGHQVRKNCGKIIWSVGILEKVILRWRRKGSGLRGFKLEDVPEGTMVQDTQCKEDEYDFLKEGRKQTEERLQKALSRVKSMVQYPEARDQYHRLLNVVTEIQENQSIYQSSNFHSVKNISKRSAQAQH comes from the exons ATGGCTGACGTCAAGTGCTATGTTCCCCCTAATCAATTTA ATATTGAGCAAATTCTTATAGAAGCGCAGCGTCGATGGCTGCGCCCAGCTGAAATTTGTGAAATTCTCAGTAATTATAAAATGTTCCAAATTGCTCCAGAGCCTGCACATATGCCGCCAA GTGGTTCACTTTTCCTGTTTGATCGGAAGGTGCTGAGATACTTTAGAAAGGATGGCCACAACTGGAGAAAGAAAAAGGATGGAAAAACAGTGAGGGAAGCTCATGAGAGACTTAAG GCTGGAAGTGTGGATGTGTTGCACTGCTATTATGCACAcggagaagaaaatgaaaattttcaaagacGCACATACTGGATGCTTGATga GGAACTCTCGCACATTGTTCTTGTCCATTATAGGGAAGTGAAG GCAACTAAGGCAAATTTTAGAGGTGCTGCCAAAGAAAATCAAGAATCTCTTCCTTATGCACAAATTGACAAACTACCAGGTTCCACAGAGAAGGAAATTTTTTTATCATGTAGTCTTCATCCACATAACTACCAGGTTCCATCACATACAATAGATACAAcaagcatgaagagcactcaagCAACAGAATATGAAGAAGCTGAGTCAG TGTTTACAGCATTGAATAATTATGCAAGTTCAGAAGACTACTCCTTCCTTGAGACACAACACCCAGTTGTTGAGAAGATTCCTGATCCTTATTGCCCGCCACAGTTCATAA ATGAACAAGAGAAGTTGTGTGGCACTCCTGGGATGAATCATATCATGCTCAGTCAAGCTGGCAAAATCAAAGACATTCATAATGTTAGATTGGCATATGAACCCCCACAACACCTTGGCTTTTCAATGTGGGAATATATCTTGGAAAATAATGGGAGAAGTCAATACATGCCTCTTCAACCCGTACTCCCTGAAATCCAACCTGATAACATGGGAATCAATAGCAATCCCTCTCTAATGAGGTCAAATTTCACCACCAATATTACCAAAGTGAATGGGAAAGAAAATATGGTACAAGTTGAAGGAAATTGGCAGGTAATGAATGAGTTATATGAATTTGATCCTCAAAGATCCTTGGAACAGTGTCTTATACATCAAGATAAACCAAAGGTTCTTATGATAGATGACCCTCAAGAAAAACTATTAGATGCAAAAGAGAAGATAGAAACCAATAGAAGCCTGGATGGAATAGATGATACAAATTTAACTCTAAAGAAGGCTCTGTTAGATGGATCCCTTGCAGAAGAGGGTCTGAAGAAGCTTGACAGTTTCAACCAATGGATGAGTAAAGAACTTGGAGATGTGGAAGAATCTAAAACTCCATCCACTTTTAGTGCTTATTGGGGTACAgttgaaaatgaaaatgatgtgGACAATGCAACTATTCCTTCTGAAGTGCACCTGGATACCTATGCACTGGATCCATCTATTTCCCATGATCAACTTTTTACTATTATTGACTTTTCCCCAAGCTGGGCATTTGAAGGTTCAGAAACTAAG ATTCTCATTTATGGACAATTCTTGAGGAGTCTACAGGAAGCTGAACAATGTAAATGGTCTTGCATGTTCGGTGAGGTAGAAGTGCCAGCTAATATCATTGACAATGGTGTTCTTTCTTGTTATACTCCTCCACATAAAACTGGGAGGATTCCTTTCTATGTAACTTGTTCCAATAGGTTAGCATGTAGTGAAATACGAGAATTTGATTTCCGAGACATTTACACTCAAGAAGTCAACAATGCAGCTGAGCAGAGAGAGAGCATTTCTGATAATTTCAGTGTGCGATTTGAAGAGCTGCTGTACATGGGGCATACCTTACCTCAAAACTTCGATCCAATCAGTGTAAGCGAGAAATCTGAACTGAGAAGTAAAATAAGTTCTTTGctgaggaaggaggaggatgattGGGATAAGCTGCTGAAACTTACTCTAGAGAAAGATTTTTCTCCACAAAATGTACAGGAGCATCTGCTTCAAAATCTTTTGAAAGATAAGTTACTTGGGTGGCTCCTTCAAAAAGTCATCGAAGATGGGAAAGGCCCTAATGTATTGGATGAGGGTGGCCAAGGAGTACTTCATCTTGCGGCTGCTCTTGGCTATGATTGGGCCTTACAACCCACAGTAATTGCTGGTGTAAATGTGAACTTCTGCGATGTAAATGGATGGACTGCTCTTCATTGGGCTGCATTCTGTGGCAG GGAGCTCACAGTTGCTTCCCTCATCTCTCTTGGCGCAGCACCTGGGGTGCTGACTGATCCAAGCCCAGAGCATCCTTCTGGTAGAACACCAGCTGACCTGGCTTCTGCAAACGGTcacaaaggaattgcagggtatcTTGCAGAATCTTCAATAAGCGTGCAACTATTATCTCTTGATATGAACAGGGACACGAGAGAAAGTTCTGGATCAAAAGTAGTATACAGAGTCCAACACAATACTACTGAAGTTAATGATGATCGCCTATCATATGAACTGTCACTGAAAGATTCACTGGCAGCAGTGTGTAATGCCAGCCAGGCTGCTGCACGTATTCATGAAGTTTATAGAGTGCAATCTTTCCAAAGAAAACAACTGAAAGAATATGATGATAAATTTGGAATATCTGATGAAGATGCTCTTTCTCTTATAACTGTAAAACCACACAAGGTTGGACAACGCAATGAGCCTGTACATGCAGCTGCAATACGAATCCAGAACAAATTCCGCAGTTGGAAGGGCAGAAAAGAATTTTTGATGATTCGCCAAAGAATAGTTAAAATTCAG GCTCATGTAAGGGGGCACCAGGTTAGGAAGAACTGTGGAAAGATAATTTGGTCAGTTGGAATTTTAGAAAAAGTTATTTTGCGCTGGCGCCGAAAAGGTAGTGGTTTACGTGGATTTAAATTGGAAGATGTTCCCGAGGGAACTATGGTACAAGATACACAGTGCAAGGAGGATGAGTATGATTTCTTGAAAGAAGGCAGAAAGCAAACAGAGGAAAGGTTGCAGAAAGCCCTATCCAGGGTGAAGTCAATGGTTCAGTATCCAGAGGCAAGAGACCAATACCATAGGCTGTTGAATGTTGTAACTGAGATCCAAGAAAACCAG tcaATATATCAAAGCAGTAATTTTCATTCCGTTAAAAATATATCCAAACGTTCTGCTCAAGCTCAACATTGA
- the LOC112734384 gene encoding calmodulin-binding transcription activator 3 isoform X9 produces the protein MFQIAPEPAHMPPSGSLFLFDRKVLRYFRKDGHNWRKKKDGKTVREAHERLKAGSVDVLHCYYAHGEENENFQRRTYWMLDEELSHIVLVHYREVKATKANFRGAAKENQESLPYAQIDKLPGSTEKEIFLSCSLHPHNYQVPSHTIDTTSMKSTQATEYEEAESVFTALNNYASSEDYSFLETQHPVVEKIPDPYCPPQFINEQEKLCGTPGMNHIMLSQAGKIKDIHNVRLAYEPPQHLGFSMWEYILENNGRSQYMPLQPVLPEIQPDNMGINSNPSLMRSNFTTNITKVNGKENMVQVEGNWQVMNELYEFDPQRSLEQCLIHQDKPKVLMIDDPQEKLLDAKEKIETNRSLDGIDDTNLTLKKALLDGSLAEEGLKKLDSFNQWMSKELGDVEESKTPSTFSAYWGTVENENDVDNATIPSEVHLDTYALDPSISHDQLFTIIDFSPSWAFEGSETKILIYGQFLRSLQEAEQCKWSCMFGEVEVPANIIDNGVLSCYTPPHKTGRIPFYVTCSNRLACSEIREFDFRDIYTQEVNNAAEQRESISDNFSVRFEELLYMGHTLPQNFDPISVSEKSELRSKISSLLRKEEDDWDKLLKLTLEKDFSPQNVQEHLLQNLLKDKLLGWLLQKVIEDGKGPNVLDEGGQGVLHLAAALGYDWALQPTVIAGVNVNFCDVNGWTALHWAAFCGRELTVASLISLGAAPGVLTDPSPEHPSGRTPADLASANGHKGIAGYLAESSISVQLLSLDMNRDTRESSGSKVVYRVQHNTTEVNDDRLSYELSLKDSLAAVCNASQAAARIHEVYRVQSFQRKQLKEYDDKFGISDEDALSLITVKPHKVGQRNEPVHAAAIRIQNKFRSWKGRKEFLMIRQRIVKIQAHVRGHQVRKNCGKIIWSVGILEKVILRWRRKGSGLRGFKLEDVPEGTMVQDTQCKEDEYDFLKEGRKQTEERLQKALSRVKSMVQYPEARDQYHRLLNVVTEIQENQVLYPFFYEFLSIFLLCKSAVCSFFFSSQYIKAVIFIPLKIYPNVLLKLNIDFFV, from the exons ATGTTCCAAATTGCTCCAGAGCCTGCACATATGCCGCCAA GTGGTTCACTTTTCCTGTTTGATCGGAAGGTGCTGAGATACTTTAGAAAGGATGGCCACAACTGGAGAAAGAAAAAGGATGGAAAAACAGTGAGGGAAGCTCATGAGAGACTTAAG GCTGGAAGTGTGGATGTGTTGCACTGCTATTATGCACAcggagaagaaaatgaaaattttcaaagacGCACATACTGGATGCTTGATga GGAACTCTCGCACATTGTTCTTGTCCATTATAGGGAAGTGAAG GCAACTAAGGCAAATTTTAGAGGTGCTGCCAAAGAAAATCAAGAATCTCTTCCTTATGCACAAATTGACAAACTACCAGGTTCCACAGAGAAGGAAATTTTTTTATCATGTAGTCTTCATCCACATAACTACCAGGTTCCATCACATACAATAGATACAAcaagcatgaagagcactcaagCAACAGAATATGAAGAAGCTGAGTCAG TGTTTACAGCATTGAATAATTATGCAAGTTCAGAAGACTACTCCTTCCTTGAGACACAACACCCAGTTGTTGAGAAGATTCCTGATCCTTATTGCCCGCCACAGTTCATAA ATGAACAAGAGAAGTTGTGTGGCACTCCTGGGATGAATCATATCATGCTCAGTCAAGCTGGCAAAATCAAAGACATTCATAATGTTAGATTGGCATATGAACCCCCACAACACCTTGGCTTTTCAATGTGGGAATATATCTTGGAAAATAATGGGAGAAGTCAATACATGCCTCTTCAACCCGTACTCCCTGAAATCCAACCTGATAACATGGGAATCAATAGCAATCCCTCTCTAATGAGGTCAAATTTCACCACCAATATTACCAAAGTGAATGGGAAAGAAAATATGGTACAAGTTGAAGGAAATTGGCAGGTAATGAATGAGTTATATGAATTTGATCCTCAAAGATCCTTGGAACAGTGTCTTATACATCAAGATAAACCAAAGGTTCTTATGATAGATGACCCTCAAGAAAAACTATTAGATGCAAAAGAGAAGATAGAAACCAATAGAAGCCTGGATGGAATAGATGATACAAATTTAACTCTAAAGAAGGCTCTGTTAGATGGATCCCTTGCAGAAGAGGGTCTGAAGAAGCTTGACAGTTTCAACCAATGGATGAGTAAAGAACTTGGAGATGTGGAAGAATCTAAAACTCCATCCACTTTTAGTGCTTATTGGGGTACAgttgaaaatgaaaatgatgtgGACAATGCAACTATTCCTTCTGAAGTGCACCTGGATACCTATGCACTGGATCCATCTATTTCCCATGATCAACTTTTTACTATTATTGACTTTTCCCCAAGCTGGGCATTTGAAGGTTCAGAAACTAAG ATTCTCATTTATGGACAATTCTTGAGGAGTCTACAGGAAGCTGAACAATGTAAATGGTCTTGCATGTTCGGTGAGGTAGAAGTGCCAGCTAATATCATTGACAATGGTGTTCTTTCTTGTTATACTCCTCCACATAAAACTGGGAGGATTCCTTTCTATGTAACTTGTTCCAATAGGTTAGCATGTAGTGAAATACGAGAATTTGATTTCCGAGACATTTACACTCAAGAAGTCAACAATGCAGCTGAGCAGAGAGAGAGCATTTCTGATAATTTCAGTGTGCGATTTGAAGAGCTGCTGTACATGGGGCATACCTTACCTCAAAACTTCGATCCAATCAGTGTAAGCGAGAAATCTGAACTGAGAAGTAAAATAAGTTCTTTGctgaggaaggaggaggatgattGGGATAAGCTGCTGAAACTTACTCTAGAGAAAGATTTTTCTCCACAAAATGTACAGGAGCATCTGCTTCAAAATCTTTTGAAAGATAAGTTACTTGGGTGGCTCCTTCAAAAAGTCATCGAAGATGGGAAAGGCCCTAATGTATTGGATGAGGGTGGCCAAGGAGTACTTCATCTTGCGGCTGCTCTTGGCTATGATTGGGCCTTACAACCCACAGTAATTGCTGGTGTAAATGTGAACTTCTGCGATGTAAATGGATGGACTGCTCTTCATTGGGCTGCATTCTGTGGCAG GGAGCTCACAGTTGCTTCCCTCATCTCTCTTGGCGCAGCACCTGGGGTGCTGACTGATCCAAGCCCAGAGCATCCTTCTGGTAGAACACCAGCTGACCTGGCTTCTGCAAACGGTcacaaaggaattgcagggtatcTTGCAGAATCTTCAATAAGCGTGCAACTATTATCTCTTGATATGAACAGGGACACGAGAGAAAGTTCTGGATCAAAAGTAGTATACAGAGTCCAACACAATACTACTGAAGTTAATGATGATCGCCTATCATATGAACTGTCACTGAAAGATTCACTGGCAGCAGTGTGTAATGCCAGCCAGGCTGCTGCACGTATTCATGAAGTTTATAGAGTGCAATCTTTCCAAAGAAAACAACTGAAAGAATATGATGATAAATTTGGAATATCTGATGAAGATGCTCTTTCTCTTATAACTGTAAAACCACACAAGGTTGGACAACGCAATGAGCCTGTACATGCAGCTGCAATACGAATCCAGAACAAATTCCGCAGTTGGAAGGGCAGAAAAGAATTTTTGATGATTCGCCAAAGAATAGTTAAAATTCAG GCTCATGTAAGGGGGCACCAGGTTAGGAAGAACTGTGGAAAGATAATTTGGTCAGTTGGAATTTTAGAAAAAGTTATTTTGCGCTGGCGCCGAAAAGGTAGTGGTTTACGTGGATTTAAATTGGAAGATGTTCCCGAGGGAACTATGGTACAAGATACACAGTGCAAGGAGGATGAGTATGATTTCTTGAAAGAAGGCAGAAAGCAAACAGAGGAAAGGTTGCAGAAAGCCCTATCCAGGGTGAAGTCAATGGTTCAGTATCCAGAGGCAAGAGACCAATACCATAGGCTGTTGAATGTTGTAACTGAGATCCAAGAAAACCAGGTACTTTACCCCTTCTTTTATGAGTTTTTATCAATTTTCCTGCTTTGTAAATCAGCggtatgttctttttttttttccagtcaATATATCAAAGCAGTAATTTTCATTCCGTTAAAAATATATCCAAACGTTCTGCTCAAGCTCAACATTGATTTCTTCGTGTGA